The following are encoded together in the Terriglobia bacterium genome:
- a CDS encoding phosphatidate cytidylyltransferase → MKRVLTAVVLIPVVLLLVFKAPLWLFALALAAIVVLSIHEYLNVIKGYGIQPMIWLTYLTSLALIAVLLFDNDPHFARLQSVARSFPIVPFLPLVFGIPLVFRHDMHMAFPAAGSSAFAVLYLALPLGLLIPLRNAPDAGFLVLFALLSVWAGDTAAYYVGRNLGRLKLAPVVSPKKTWEGAIASVVASVGVALLIFHFRGPLNSLFSAGPALHHDPSLAGTEKGLALVSIIALGIITNVAAQFGDLFESVLKRGANIKDSGTLLPGHGGILDRIDALLFAIPVVWYYANLTGFLQSNSLK, encoded by the coding sequence ATGAAGCGCGTCCTGACGGCCGTTGTGCTGATTCCGGTGGTGCTGCTGTTGGTGTTCAAAGCGCCCTTGTGGCTGTTCGCGCTGGCGCTGGCGGCGATCGTCGTTCTCAGCATCCATGAGTACTTGAATGTGATCAAAGGGTACGGCATTCAACCGATGATCTGGCTAACCTACCTTACTTCGCTGGCCTTGATTGCGGTGCTGCTGTTCGATAATGACCCCCACTTCGCGCGGCTCCAATCGGTTGCCAGGTCTTTCCCAATCGTTCCCTTCCTGCCGTTGGTCTTTGGAATTCCACTGGTTTTTCGGCATGACATGCATATGGCATTCCCTGCCGCGGGTTCCTCAGCATTTGCCGTACTCTATCTTGCCCTGCCGCTTGGGTTACTGATACCACTCCGTAATGCTCCCGACGCAGGATTCCTGGTTCTATTCGCGTTGCTCTCTGTGTGGGCTGGGGATACGGCTGCCTACTACGTCGGCAGGAACCTGGGACGCCTCAAGCTAGCTCCTGTGGTGAGCCCAAAGAAAACCTGGGAAGGCGCAATCGCGTCCGTAGTTGCTAGTGTAGGAGTGGCGCTTTTGATCTTTCATTTCAGAGGACCGCTCAACAGCCTGTTCTCTGCTGGGCCCGCGTTGCACCATGATCCATCCCTGGCTGGAACCGAAAAAGGCCTAGCACTCGTCTCCATCATTGCTCTAGGAATCATCACGAACGTGGCAGCACAATTCGGGGATCTATTCGAATCTGTGCTGAAACGAGGCGCGAACATCAAGGACTCGGGCACTCTTCTGCCGGGCCACGGCGGCATTCTGGACCGCATTGACGCGTTGCTCTTTGCCATTCCCGTCGTGTGGTACTATGCGAATCTAACCGGATTTCTCCAATCAAATTCCCTTAAATGA
- a CDS encoding 1-deoxy-D-xylulose-5-phosphate reductoisomerase, which yields MKRIAILGSTGSIGQSTLSVIASHPERFELVTIAAGANVDSALEQARRWKPKVLSLASEQSAERVSKQLKAEGLGHIEVVSGQAGTVRVATHPEVDFVVSAIVGVAGLKATYEAVRAGKAIGLANKECMVAAGELITAEARRQGKPLLPIDSEHNAVHQCMRGGRLNEVERVWLTASGGPFLHTPQKEFEKITVEQALNHPTWKMGRRITIDSATMMNKGFEVIEACRLFDLPPAKVSVIVHPQSTIHSMVEFNDGSLLAQLSVTDMRLPILYALTFPDRVASDLRFNVLDLKKLDFCPPDFAKFPCLRLAYEAAESGGSKSIALNAADEVAVAAFLGREIGFTDISKVVEQTIRETKTRQPESIEEVLALDAQARELARQKLSHQLTR from the coding sequence ATGAAACGCATCGCCATCCTCGGTTCCACCGGTTCCATCGGTCAAAGCACGCTCAGCGTGATCGCGTCGCATCCTGAGCGCTTTGAGCTGGTGACCATCGCCGCTGGAGCAAACGTTGACTCCGCGCTGGAACAAGCCCGCCGCTGGAAACCCAAAGTTCTTTCGCTGGCGTCTGAGCAGAGCGCGGAAAGAGTCTCTAAGCAACTCAAGGCCGAGGGCCTGGGGCACATTGAAGTCGTAAGCGGACAGGCTGGCACAGTGCGCGTGGCCACGCACCCGGAAGTTGATTTTGTAGTCAGCGCCATCGTGGGCGTCGCTGGACTCAAAGCCACGTACGAAGCCGTCCGCGCGGGCAAGGCCATTGGCCTGGCCAACAAAGAATGCATGGTCGCCGCGGGCGAGTTGATCACCGCGGAAGCACGCAGGCAGGGCAAGCCGCTGCTGCCCATTGACAGCGAGCACAACGCCGTCCACCAGTGCATGCGCGGCGGACGGCTCAACGAAGTCGAGCGCGTGTGGCTCACAGCCAGCGGCGGGCCGTTCCTGCACACGCCGCAAAAAGAATTTGAAAAGATCACCGTGGAGCAGGCGCTGAACCATCCCACGTGGAAGATGGGCCGGCGCATCACCATTGATTCCGCCACCATGATGAACAAAGGCTTCGAGGTGATTGAAGCCTGCCGCCTCTTCGACCTGCCGCCGGCCAAGGTCAGCGTGATCGTGCACCCGCAGTCCACCATTCACTCCATGGTCGAGTTCAATGACGGTAGCCTGCTGGCGCAGCTCTCAGTGACCGACATGCGGCTGCCTATCCTGTACGCGCTGACGTTTCCGGACCGCGTCGCCAGCGACCTGCGCTTCAACGTGCTCGACCTCAAGAAGCTGGACTTCTGCCCTCCGGATTTCGCCAAATTCCCCTGCCTGCGCCTGGCCTATGAAGCGGCGGAATCGGGCGGTTCTAAGTCAATCGCCCTAAACGCCGCCGACGAAGTGGCTGTAGCAGCATTCCTTGGCCGCGAGATCGGCTTTACCGACATATCTAAGGTCGTAGAACAAACAATTCGTGAAACAAAAACCCGCCAGCCCGAATCTATAGAAGAGGTACTTGCCTTGGACGCCCAGGCGCGCGAACTGGCCCGACAAAAATTGTCACATCAGCTAACTCGCTAG